One genomic segment of Ostrinia nubilalis chromosome 20, ilOstNubi1.1, whole genome shotgun sequence includes these proteins:
- the LOC135081783 gene encoding uncharacterized protein LOC135081783 yields the protein MSAVRKKDPIWDRYLEISNALGDKTGCRTQCKKCGKEMKGLVQRMKEHQKNCLYEQDLTKKIYRRPQAKVKAPIEAEVLRIRKHFLRSEPPDKFRKDILRTCRRPTKRSCSGCSFPTRLRASDVLFKNASPERELPEVVDPLQPSTSWQPTPPLQVPADVEFVNEEIGDSSRDPTPPLQVPADVVFVNNEEIGDRSRDPTPPLQVPADVEFVNNEEIGDSDASVGTAEADTVPNSLSSLDSLVFRRSTTENWANVCRTPRKREYFNKEITDSDASSSSKKFNLSYLRINSAKYTFMFIILNTCYALTGCM from the exons ATGAGTGCTGTAAGAAAAAAAGACCCTATTTGGGATAGATATCTCGAAATTTCCAACGCCCTCGGAGACAAAACTGGGTGCAGGACCCAGTGCAAGAAATGTGGAAAAGAAATGAAAGGGTTGGTACAAAGAATGAAAGAGCATCAGAAAAACTGTTTATATGAACAAG atctaACGAAGAAAATTTACCGTCGACCTCAGGCCAAGGTCAAGGCGCCAATAGAGGCAGAGGTGCTGAGGATCC GGAAGCACTTCTTACGGTCAGAGCCGCCCGACAAGTTTCGCAAAGACATTTTGCGAACTTGTCGGCGGCCGACAAAAAGGAGCTGCAGCGGGTGCTCCTTCCCGACGCGCCTCCGCGCAAGCGACGTactttttaa AAATGCTTCTCCTGAGAGGGAGCTGCCGGAAGTAGTGGATCCACTACAGCCATCTACTTCGTGGCAACCTACGCCGCCTCTACAAGTGCCGGCTGACGTCGAGTTTG TTAACGAGGAGATCGGAGACAGTTCCAGGGACCCGACGCCGCCTCTACAAGTGCCGGCTGACGTCGTGTTTG TTAACAACGAGGAGATTGGCGACAGGTCCAGGGACCCGACGCCGCCTCTACAAGTGCCGGCTGACGTCGAGTTTG TTAACAACGAGGAGATCGGAGACAGCGACGCGTCCGTTGGTACGGCAGAGGCGGACACGGTACCCAACTCGCTCAGTTCTCTAGACTCATTGGTTTTCCGCCGGTCAACCACTGAAAACTGGGCGAATGTATGCCGTACGCCCCGAAAAAGAGAGTATTTTAACAAGGAGATCACAGACTCtgatgcttcttcttcttcgaaaaaatttaatttgtctTACTTAAGAATTAATTCAGCAAAATATACCTTTATGTTTATTATACTTAATACTTGCTATGCCCTTACAGGGTGCATGTGA